Proteins from a single region of Bdellovibrio bacteriovorus HD100:
- a CDS encoding SRPBCC family protein — protein MEISPSGRKQDAKHKGSTPHSKLLVIDRQFDVPLEKLFAAFSSAEALKRWWWPEGIYADHIDWELRDGGKYFINMKGYDQSASGMAGWIEEVVKNERIVMTDQFANEKGEPISAKEANMPGEWPAKGYITFEFESRGKDRSAFRLSQEGIPNELQAECIQGWAESFEKLKKYLAGPAQGH, from the coding sequence ATGGAAATCTCACCAAGTGGAAGAAAGCAAGATGCCAAACACAAAGGCTCAACCCCGCATTCGAAGCTGCTGGTGATTGATCGCCAGTTTGATGTGCCACTGGAGAAGCTGTTTGCCGCCTTTAGCAGCGCGGAGGCCCTTAAAAGATGGTGGTGGCCGGAGGGCATTTACGCAGATCACATTGATTGGGAGCTGCGGGACGGCGGCAAGTACTTCATCAATATGAAGGGCTACGATCAGAGTGCCAGCGGCATGGCCGGTTGGATTGAAGAGGTGGTAAAAAACGAACGCATCGTTATGACCGACCAATTCGCCAATGAAAAAGGCGAGCCGATCTCGGCCAAAGAAGCCAACATGCCAGGGGAATGGCCCGCCAAAGGCTATATCACCTTCGAGTTTGAATCCCGCGGGAAGGATCGCAGTGCTTTTAGGCTGTCGCAAGAAGGTATCCCCAATGAATTGCAAGCGGAGTGTATTCAAGGCTGGGCAGAGTCTTTTGAAAAACTGAAGAAATACTTGGCGGGGCCGGCGCAAGGCCACTAA
- the msrB gene encoding peptide-methionine (R)-S-oxide reductase MsrB, translated as MKHWIFVMVFVFSAAISAKEKEYVKPSDAELKKTLTPMQYQCTQQSATEKPFDNAYWNNKREGIYVDIVSGEPLFSSTDKYDSGTGWPSFTKPIDDSSLVTKPDYEMSVERTELRSKKADSHLGHLFDDGPKDKGGKRYCINSAALKFIPVEEMQAKGYGQYLSLFPKYKKEKKK; from the coding sequence GATTTTTGTGATGGTGTTTGTTTTTTCTGCTGCGATTTCCGCCAAAGAAAAAGAATATGTAAAACCTTCTGATGCCGAGTTAAAGAAAACCCTGACTCCGATGCAGTATCAGTGCACGCAGCAGTCGGCGACTGAAAAGCCTTTCGACAATGCCTATTGGAATAATAAAAGAGAAGGCATCTATGTCGACATTGTCAGTGGCGAGCCATTGTTCAGTTCTACTGACAAATATGACTCCGGCACGGGCTGGCCCAGTTTTACCAAGCCCATCGATGACAGTTCTTTGGTGACAAAGCCTGATTATGAAATGTCGGTGGAACGCACTGAGCTGCGTTCCAAAAAGGCTGACTCGCACCTGGGTCATTTGTTTGACGATGGCCCTAAGGATAAGGGCGGCAAACGATACTGCATCAATTCCGCAGCCCTGAAGTTTATTCCGGTTGAGGAAATGCAAGCCAAGGGATACGGACAGTATCTGTCGCTGTTCCCGAAATATAAAAAAGAAAAGAAGAAATAG